In Sphaeramia orbicularis chromosome 12, fSphaOr1.1, whole genome shotgun sequence, the following proteins share a genomic window:
- the znf462 gene encoding zinc finger protein 462 translates to MEVLQCDGCDFRAESYDDLKTHIQEVHTVFLQPADADESDSVKDDDEDDEEEEEYEEKDDTDYTSLNAGLSPNSSDSTNQTSQKQTTETMLPFYQCKFCVRYFRSKSFLRNHTKKVHNVVEEDSDASISSETAKQPSYAVIMHNDHSKVYSCQYCTYKSPRKARMIKHQIMYHNKVPMEGTGDTSEYTETGEESDVGSGPAMKGTFACEWCDYQTDQKDSWTNHVVKEHSDKVKIISCITDLEGEASASSPKQDSPLPSSKSPTRSNLSFSEESAEQTSEKMPEKSVPEISSFPFTQMSAATPNSTGASILSKRFASSDSAKNVIEMDTSILNDEDSRSSLEGDDEDLGDIDDPSYTGTLSADAKQLLSDEDNKLLETKGIPFRKYMNRFQCPFCSFLTMHRRSISRHIENIHLSGKTTVYKCDECPFICTSPLKLGTHKQSHNPTDLETMDLTGDSPEPQSDATESVNGGNVTSKVNGKKLTSALNDQQNPHRCTLCSFSTTTLKGLRVHQQHKHSYCDDTDPTVFESPLTDQADSEMDTSPLLLQKTQTSILGLATKKPLGTGKRARKSINDLPLDLSSVKKRTRIDEIASNLQSKISQSQQDMIINLDDMDDEDTGENHSGTDTDGRNHDGKIAVFSYNTQQLHARNLAITHEGGRIGKRKSNPKSKPRSIPISLTLSDDSENISVDPSDSSTLQDNNEYSEEAGTTRFYCKHCDYHNKSARSVSTHYQRMHPYIKFSFKYILDPEDQSAVFRCLECYIEYTNYNDLHQHYMDHHPEASNVLNFNQPNLIYMCRFCSYTSPNVRSLMPHYQRMHPTVKINNAMIFSSYVVEQSHKTGESQTLREILNSGPKNFSTSTPRSTSSPVLKSVSKTPETSSEADPLKEAIGGNVVIYDCDICSFASPNMHSVLVHYQKKHPEQKASYFRIQKTMKVVSVDQSHPAANSSFNLSMASPKPSSAAGYGSDEEMYYCKHCVYSNRSVVGVLVHYQKRHPEVKVTAKYIKYGPPTPGLMKLMDDLQIATPKQFLKQLQNNGHDGSNHSSPKLGSGEKGEDELFFCQHCEYGNRTVKGVLIHYQKKHRDTKANADLVRRHTAVVRSQRERAQMVQSSSVSSAVVPAPPDPETSTTLRSLKCRHCSYTSPYVYALKKHLKKEHPTVKATAMTILHWAYQDGILEAGYHCEWCIYSHAEPQGLLLHYQRRHPEHNVDYTYMASKLWAGPETTQQGASSEAKHYKCKDCAFEACSIWDITSHYQAVHPWAIKGDESVLLDIIKGNESAENFSQLLTKEPTSFNCQSIEDDGALVIATPPPESAPHPVHPRLSISNNPYQCTVCLSEYNSLHGLLTHYGKKHPGMKVKAADFAQEADINPSSVYKCRHCPYVNSRIHGVLTHYQKRHPLVKVTAEDFADDIEQISDLNEGDDKCKTQRQGYGAYRCKMCPYTHGTLEKLKIHYEKYHNQSASDMFTPSLTNFATTKDTEPVAECSASNISSATKVQEVSELDFGLSQLPMNKTEKHAVFKCQLCKYFCSTRKGIARHYRIKHNNVRAQPEGKNNVFKCALCSYTNPIRKGLAAHYQKRHDIDAYYTHCLAASKTLSDKPNKVMAPLPSEGENTEMSEDLRLAVERRKCSLCSFQAFSRKSIVSHYIKRHPGVFPKKQHASKLGRYFTVIYAKEPEKMVDSGLAEDEKEGLEVPLEHEQEREDEWLPFKCLKCFRLSFSTGELLSMHYNDHHNNDLKRDFGVSPGPGDEDCELYQCSHCELKFLSLPAMARHLMNHNEEFQKRAMRQERRKQLLSKQKTAEIPDTKAEKEGPVIKTPIGFRCNFCVEVHSTLRAICNHLRKHVQYGEVKEGHVKQEVSEIPLTLPSENLTNGDLEGEGAADADSLKRPIVTPMAPSLISLDSDGVSVATDALEPEMDGIEGRAAALVAAARAVVSGGQLKQRLSAGGHPCAQCDRVFMSMQGLRSHERSHSAMALFSREDKYSCQYCQFVSPFRHNLDRHVQSHHGHHKPFKCKLCPFKSAYLSRLKSHLHKAHTGEQHMYKCLSCPFSSTTISQLKEHSLRDHGEALTLPKLRAANQAAHVALKPSRLLSHSEQAPLTSDDPSYLEPADVRQQLSHYQLASRSQMSSGSTPGGCTAADGRPDGILTCEFCEFSSGYMQSLRRHYRDRHGGKKLFKCKDCPFFTCYKNNFTMHVEAGHNNTAPDDLPKDLRCPLCLYHTKHKSNMIDHIVLHREERVAPLEVSRSKLSRHLQGLVFRCHKCTFTCSSDQALQLHLQKHAEVKPYQCQLCYYDSSRRSQLEEHLRLEHKVIRNFELMGRVNLDQLEMMKEHGSSAEEEDDQDLMEMVVDGKDSMEEEDEGMDIMDNMEEELREMDDDVMEDNIKEEDEEDEEEEEDEEEEVKKVEAEKPQLQGVLASPTSSSGSSSMPSSAEKRLPCEFCGRCFTNSLEWERHVLRHGMMVNSSQIETSTTSAIDAPSSICSSVLLDSGLDLSNNRKDEGNPINELHRSPSQFLEDKEMLDTKNDQQFG, encoded by the exons ATGGAGGTATTGCAGTGTGATGGCTGTGACTTCCGTGCCGAGTCATATGACGACTTGAAGACACACATTCAGGAAGTGCACACTGTTTTCCTGCAGCCTGCAGATGCAGATGAGTCTGACTCTGTgaaggatgatgatgaagatgatgaggaagaggaggagtatgAAGAGAAGGATGACACGGATTATACGTCTCTTAATGCTGGACTGA gCCCAAACTCATCTGACAGTACCAACCAAACATCGCAGAAGCAGACAACCGAAACCATGCTGCCGTTTTATCAGTGCAAGTTCTGTGTCCGTTATTTCAGATCCAAGTCATTCTTAAGAAAccacaccaaaaaggtgcataatGTTGTAGAGGAAGATTCAGATGCGAGCATCTCCTCAGAAACGGCCAAGCAGCCCAGCTACGCTGTTATAATGCACAATGATCATTCAAAAGTGTACTCTTGTCAGTATTGCACATACAAGTCTCCACGCAAAGCAAGGATGATAAAACACCAAATCATGTATCATAACAAGGTTCCCATGGAaggcacaggagacacttcagaaTATACAGAGACAGGCGAGGAATCTGACGTAGGCAGTGGACCTGCCATGAAGGGTACATTTGCCTGCGAATGGTGTGATTATCAGACTGACCAGAAGGACAGCTGGACTAATCACGTGGTGAAGGAACACAGCGACAAGGTCAAGATCATTTCCTGCATCACAGACCTGGAAGGGGAGGCGAGTGCGAGCTCACCAAAGCAAGACTCTCCTCTCCCTTCCTCTAAAAGCCCTACAAGATCAAACCTAAGCTTCTCTGAGGAGTCAGCTGAACAGACATCAGAAAAGATGCCGGAGAAGTCAGTTCCTGAGATCTCATCTTTTCCGTTTACACAGATGAGTGCAGCAACACCCAACAGCACAGGCGCCTCCATTTTGTCAAAGAGGTTTGCTTCATCTGACAGCGCCAAGAACGTTATAGAAATGGATACCAGCATACTCAATGATGAAGACTCCAGGAGCAGCTTAGAGGGTGATGATGAAGATTTGGGTGATATAGATGATCCTAGTTACACTGGGACCCTATCAGCTGATGCAAAGCAGCTTTTGTCTGATGAGGATAATAAATTACTTGAGACTAAAGGAATACCATTCAGAAAGTACATGAACCGATTTCAGTGCCCCTTCTGCTCTTTCCTCACCATGCATAGACGGAGCATCTCCCGCCACATCGAGAATATTCACCTTTCTGGCAAAACCACAGTGTACAAATGTGACGAATGCCCTTTTATTTGTACTAGCCCTCTAAAATTAGGTACGCACAAACAAAGCCACAACCCCACAGACCTGGAAACCATGGACCTAACAGGAGATAGTCCCGAACCTCAGAGTGATGCGACGGAGTCAGTTAACGGGGGTAATGTAACTTCCAAAGTCAATGGGAAAAAGTTAACCAGCGCACTGAATGACCAGCAGAATCCACACCGCTGCACACTCTGCAGCTTCTCTACGACAACTCTAAAAGGCCTAAGGGTTCACCAGCAGCATAAGCATTCATACTGTGACGATACAGATCCTACTGTCTTTGAAAGTCCATTGACTGACCAGGCAGACTCTGAGATGGACACGTCTCCATTATTGCTACAAAAAACCCAAACCTCAATTTTAGGACTTGCAACCAAAAAGCCCTTAGGAACAGGGAAAAGAGCCAGAAAGTCCATTAATGACCTGCCTTTGGATTTGTCCTCAGTTAAGAAAAGAACTAGAATTGATGAAATTGCCAGCAATCTTCAAAGTAAAATAAGCCAAAGCCAACAGGACATGATCATAAATTTGGACGACATGGATGATGAAGATACAGGAGAAAATCACAGTGGTACTGATACAGATGGCAGAAACCATGACGGTAAAATTGCTGTCTTTTCTTATAATACACAGCAGCTTCATGCAAGAAATTTAGCAATTACTCATGAGGGTGGCAGAATAGGGAAGAGAAAAAGCAACCCCAAGTCAAAACCTAGAAGCATTCCTATATCACTGACTCTCTCGGATGACAGTGAAAACATATCTGTTGACCCCAGTGACAGCAGCACACTTCAAGATAACAATGAATATTCAGAAGAAGCTGGAACTACACGTTTCTACTGCAAACACTGTGATTACCACAACAAATCAGCTCGTAGCGTCAGCACCCATTACCAGAGAATGCACCCCTACATCAAATTTAGCTTTAAatacatcctggacccggaggACCAAAGTGCGGTTTTCCGATGCTTAGAGTGCTACATTGAATATACAAATTATAATGACCTACATCAACACTATATGGATCACCACCCCGAAGCAAGTAATGTGCTCAACTTCAACCAGCCCAATCTGATATACATGTGCCGTTTCTGTTCATACACAAGTCCTAATGTCCGTAGTCTAATGCCTCATTACCAAAGAATGCAtccaacagtaaaaataaataatgctATGATTTTCTCCAGCTATGTTGTTGAGCAATCTCACAAGACAGGTGAATCGCAGACGCTGAGGGAAATATTAAACTCTGGCCCCAAGAATTTCAGCACATCTACCCCAAGGTCCACCTCGAGCCCAGTACTGAAAAGTGTTTCCAAGACCCCCGAAACCAGCAGTGAAGCTGACCCTCTAAAAGAAGCTATCGGTGGCAATGTTGTCATCTATGATTGTGACATATGCTCTTTTGCTAGCCCCAATATGCACTCTGTCTTGGTTCACTACCAGAAAAAACACCCAGAGCAAAAGGCTTCTTATTTCCGTATACAGAAAACCATGAAGGTCGTCTCAGTGGATCAGTCGCACCCTGCTGCCAACTCTTCATTTAATCTGAGCATGGCTTCTCCAAAACCATCGAGTGCTGCAGGGTATGGGTCAGATGAAGAAATGTACTACTGTAAACACTGCGTGTACAGCAACAGATCTGTTGTTGGTGTGTTAGTCCATTATCAAAAAAGACATCCAGAGGTAAAAGTGActgcaaaatatataaaatacggTCCTCCAACTCCTGGACTGATGAAATTAATGGATGACTTGCAAATTGCAACACCTAAACAGTTTTTGAAGCAGCTTCAAAATAATGGTCATGATGGGTCCAACCACTCCAGTCCAAAACTAGGAAGTGGTGAGAAAGGAGAAGATGAACTGTTCTTTTGTCAGCACTGTGAGTATGGCAACCGCACTGTAAAAGGGGTACTTATTCATTACCAGAAGAAGCATAGGGACACCAAGGCCAATGCAGACCTCGTACGTCGTCACACTGCAGTTGTTCGTAGTCAGCGAGAGCGCGCACAGATGGTTCAGTCAAGCAGTGTTTCTTCTGCTGTAGTCCCTGCGCCTCCAGACCCTGAAACTAGTACAACACTGCGATCCCTAAAGTGCAGACACTGTTCCTATACATCCCCTTATGTCTATGCCCTTAAGAAGCATCTGAAGAAAGAGCACCCCACTGTGAAGGCCACAGCTATGACCATCTTACATTGGGCTTATCAAGATGGCATTTTGGAGGCAGGCTACCACTGTGAGTGGTGCATTTACTCCCATGCTGAACCTCAAGGCCTGCTGCTTCACTACCAAAGACGTCACCCTGAGCATAATGTTGATTACACTTACATGGCCAGCAAGCTATGGGCTGGTCCAGAGACTACCCAACAAGGGGCCAGCTCAGAAGCTAAACATTACAAATGCAAAGACTGTGCCTTCGAGGCGTGTTCCATATGGGACATCACTAGTCACTATCAAGCAGTCCACCCTTGGGCTATCAAAGGAGATGAATCTGTACTTTTGGATATCATCAAAGGGAATGAGTCAGCTGAAAACTTTAGCCAGTTGCTCACCAAAGAACCCACATCTTTCAATTGCCAGTCTATTGAAGATGATGGAGCACTGGTCATTGCTACCCCTCCTCCAGAAAGCGCCCCCCATCCTGTCCACCCACGTCTTTCCATCTCTAACAACCCATATCAGTGTACGGTATGTCTCTCTGAGTACAACAGTCTCCATGGCCTCCTGACTCACTATGGAAAGAAGCACCCAGGCATGAAGGTAAAAGCAGCAGATTTTGCACAGGAGGCTGACATTAACCCCAGTTCTGTGTATAAATGTCGACACTGTCCGTATGTAAACTCTCGTATCCATGGGGTCCTAACTCACTACCAGAAGAGACACCCACTTGTGAAAGTGACTGCGGAAGACTTTGCAGATGATATTGAGCAAATCAGTGACTTAAATGAAGGCGATGACAAGTGCAAAACCCAGAGGCAGGGCTATGGTGCATACAGATGCAAAATGTGCCCCTACACACATGGGACGTTGGAAAAATTGAAAATCCATTATGAAAAATACCACAATCAGTCAGCATCTGATATGTTCACTCCCTCTCTGACAAATTTCGCCACCACTAAAGATACAGAACCAGTAGCTGAGTGCAGTGCCAGTAATATTTCAAGTGCAACAAAAGTCCAAGAGGTCAGTGAACTGGACTTTGGTCTCTCCCAGTTACCCATGAATAAGACAGAGAAGCATGCTGTGTTCAAGTGTCAGCTCTGCAAATACTTTTGCTCCACAAGGAAAGGCATTGCTCGCCACTACCGCATCAAGCATAACAATGTCCGTGCTCAGCCTGAGGGTAAAAACAATGTCTTCAAATGTGCATTGTGTTCATACACAAACCCCATACGCAAAGGCCTGGCTGCACACTATCAGAAGCGCCATGATATTGATGCCTATTACACCCATTGTCTGGCCGCCTCCAAGACTTTGAGCGACAAGCCTAACAAGGTGATGGCACCCTTGCCATCAGAAGGGGAAAATACAGAAATGAGTGAAGACTTGCGTTTGGCTGTGGAGAGACGAAAATGCTCTCTGTGTTCCTTCCAGGCCTTTAGCAGAAAGAGCATTGTCTCACACTACATTAAACGCCACCCTGGTGTCTTCCCTAAGAAGCAGCACGCTAGCAAGCTTGGCCGCTATTTTACTGTTATCTATGCCAAAGAACCTGAGAAAATGGTGGATAGTGGCCTGGcagaagatgaaaaagaagggCTTGAGGTTCCACTTGAACATGAGCAGGAGAGGGAGGATGAATGGCTTCCGTTCAAGTGTTTAAAATGCTTCCGATTGTCCTTCAGCACAGGTGAGCTGCTCTCTATGCACTACAACGACCACCACAACAATGACTTGAAGCGGGACTTTGGGGTGTCGCCTGGTCCTGGGGATGAAGACTGTGAACTCTATCAGTGTTCTCACTGTGAGCTAAAGTTTTTAAGTCTCCCGGCTATGGCAAGGCATCTAATGAACCACAATGAGGAGTTTCAGAAAAGGGCCATGAGGCAGGAGAGGAGGAAGCAGCTTCTAAGCAAACAGAAAACTGCTGAAATACCTGACACTAAAGCTGAGAAG GAAGGACCTGTAATCAAAACTCCCATAGGTTTTAGGTGTAACTTTTGTGTGGAGGTGCACTCCACCCTCCGAGCCATCTGTAACCACCTTAGGAAGCATGTGCAGTACGGAGAAGTCAAAGAGGGACACGTCAAG CAAGAAGTCAGTGAGATCCCCTTGACCCTGCCTTCAGAAAACCTGACAAATGGTGACCTGGAAGGGGAAGGAGCTGCTGACGCCGACAGCCTCAAGAGACCTATAGTTACACCGATGGCTCCATCCCTGATTTCCCTAGACTCTGATGGGGTCAGTGTTGCCACTGATGCACTAGAACCAGAAATGGATGGTATTGAAGGACGGGCAGCAGCTCTTGTAGCTGCAGCAAGGGCCGTTGTGTCAGGGGGTCAACTGAAACAGCGATTATCCGCAGGGGGTCACCCGTGCGCCCAGTGCGACAGAGTCTTCATGTCCATGCAGGGCCTGAGGTCCCACGAGAGGAGCCACTCAGCCATGGCACTGTTCAGCAGAGAGGACAAATACAGCTGCCAGTACTGCCAGTTTGTCTCACCTTTCAGGCACAA TCTGGACAGACATGTGCAGTCACACCATGGGCACCACAAGCCCTTCAAGTGCAAGCTTTGCCCCTTTAAATCTGCCTACCTGAGTCGCTTGAAGAGCCACCTGCATAAGGCGCACACAG GTGAGCAGCACATGTACAAGTGCTTGTCCTGCCCCTTCTCCTCCACCACCATCAGCCAGCTGAAGGAGCACTCTCTGAGAGACCACGGTGAAGCGCTGACCCTCCCCAAACTCCGGGCTGCTAACCAGGCCGCCCACGTCGCTCTCAAACCATCCCGGCTCCTCAGTCACTCAGAGCAGGCTCCTCTGACCTCAGATG ACCCATCATACCTGGAGCCAGCGGATGTTCGGCAGCAGCTTAGTCATTACCAGCTGGCTTCCCGCAGTCAAATGTCTTCCGGCTCAACACCTGGTGGTTGTACAGCAGCTGACGGCCGACCAGACGGCATCCTCACATGTGAGTTCTGCGAGTTCAGCTCCGGATATATGCAGAGCCTGCGACGGCACTACAGGGACCGCCACGGTGGCAAGAAGCTCTTCAAATGCAAAGACTGCCCCTTTTTCACCTGCTACAA GAATAACTTCACCATGCATGTGGAGGCTGGTCACAACAACACTGCACCTGACGACCTCCCTAAAGACCTGCGCTGCCCCCTCTGCCTCTACCACACCAAACACAAGAGCAATATGATTGACCACATTGTCCTGCACAGAG AGGAACGCGTGGCTCCACTAGAGGTGAGCCGCTCCAAGCTTTCACGCCACCTTCAGGGCCTGGTTTTCCGTTGCCATAAATGCACTTTCACATGCTCCAGTGACCAGGCTCTGCAGCTGCACCTCCAGAAACACGCTGAAGTCAAGCCCTACCAGTGCCAGCTCTGTTATTACGACAGCAGCCGAAGGAGCCAACTGGAGGAGCACCTCCGCCTTGAGCACAAG GTGATCCGTAACTTTGAGCTGATGGGTCGGGTCAACCTGGACCAGCTGGAGATGATGAAGGAGCACGGCAGCAGCGCAGAGGAGGAAGATGACCAAGACCTGATGGAGATGGTAGTGGATGGAAAAGACAGCATGGAAGAAGAGGATGAAGGGATGGATATAATGGATAACatggaggaggagctgagagagATGGACGATGATGTGATGGAGGATAACATCAAAGAGGAAGacgaagaggatgaggaggaggaggaggacgaggaagaGGAAGTCAAGAAGGTTGAAGCAGAGAAGCCTCAGTTACAAG ggGTCCTTGCTTCTCCtaccagcagcagcggcagcagctctATGCCGAGCAGCGCAGAGAAACGTCTTCCCTGTGAGTTCTGCGGCCGCTGCTTTACTAACAGCCTTGAGTGGGAACGTCATGTTCTTCGACATGGCAT